The nucleotide sequence GCGCGTGCGGAGATCTCCATGTGTCGATTGTTTCACGGACTTTGACGCCCTTCCCAGGGCCCTGGAATGCTCGCGCACAGCAAATCCCATCATCCTGATGGGAATAGTGGATCGGCTGCGGAAGCGGCGCTCGCCCCGCCCGCGCGGCGCTGCCGAGTCAACGATCCGCCCCACCCCACTGCCCGGGAGTCCCGCATGCGCATGCTCGTCCTCATCGCCCTCGTCGGCCTGGCCGCCCAGCTCGTGGACGGCGGCCTGGGCATGGCCTACGGCGTCACGACCTCCACGCTGCTGCTCACGATCGGGGCCAACCCGGCTGCCGCCTCGGCCACCGTGCACCTGGCCGAGGTCGGGACCACGCTCGTGTCCGGGCTCTCCCACTGGCGCTTCGGCAACGTCGACTGGGGCGTCGTGGCCAAGATCGGGATCCCCGGTGCGATCGGCGCCTTCCTGGGGGCCACGGCCCTGTCGAACCTCGACGCCGCGGCCGCCAGGCCCTTCATGTCCGCAGTGCTGCTCGCCCTGGGCCTGTTCATCCTGGTGCGCTTCACGCTCGGCGGCCTGCGCAGCGATCGACTGGGACGAGCCATCCCCGCACGGCTGCTCGCCCCGCTCGGGCTCTTCGCCGGCTTCATGGACGCCGCCGGAGGCGGCGGCTGGGGCCCCGTCGGCACGCCCGCCCTGCTCGCCGACGGCCGCCTGGAGCCCCGGAAGGTCGTGGGCTCGATCAACTCCGCGGAGTTCCTGGTCACCGTGGCCGCCTCGCTCGGCTTCCTCTTCTCCCTGGGCAGCCAGGGGATCACCTGGTCCTGGGTGCTGGCCCTGCTGATCGGGGGCGTGATCGCAGCACCCATCGCCGCCGCGCTGGTCCGCTGCGTCCCCTCGCGCGTGCTCGGCCCGGCCGTGGGCGGGCTGATCGTGCTCACCAACGCCCGGACCCTGCTCGGGGCGGATGCGCTGGACGCCCCTGCGACGGTCTCCCACGCCGTGCTGCTGGGGATCGCCGTCCTGTGGCTGGCCGCCGTCGGCTGGTCGGTCCTGCAGCATCGCAGCGGCTCGCATGCGGGGAGCGTCTCGGAGGCGACGACCGCCGATGAGGTCGCGACGCCGACGGCCGCGGCCGCGAGCGGGTCGTCCGCTGCCCAGTGCTCGGAGTCGGTGCACTCGGCGCGCTGAGGACGGGACCCGGACGTCGCGGCCCCGTCGCGATTGATCGCGGGGTCGGGCCTCCCCGTACGATGGAGACATGATCCGAGCCATCCTCATCATCGGCGTGATCGCTCTGGCTGTGGGCGTGATCATCTACTCGCTGATCGACTGCGCGCGCTCGGACGCCCGCGACATCCGCGGCCTGCGCCGCGGTCCGTGGCTGGCGATCATCCTGCTCCTGCCGGTCATCGGCGGCATCCTGTGGCTGACGCTGGGCCGCCCGCGCTACGCCTCCCCCGGCTCCGTCCCCACCCGCGGCAAGGGCCCGGATGACGA is from Kocuria palustris and encodes:
- a CDS encoding sulfite exporter TauE/SafE family protein, with amino-acid sequence MRMLVLIALVGLAAQLVDGGLGMAYGVTTSTLLLTIGANPAAASATVHLAEVGTTLVSGLSHWRFGNVDWGVVAKIGIPGAIGAFLGATALSNLDAAAARPFMSAVLLALGLFILVRFTLGGLRSDRLGRAIPARLLAPLGLFAGFMDAAGGGGWGPVGTPALLADGRLEPRKVVGSINSAEFLVTVAASLGFLFSLGSQGITWSWVLALLIGGVIAAPIAAALVRCVPSRVLGPAVGGLIVLTNARTLLGADALDAPATVSHAVLLGIAVLWLAAVGWSVLQHRSGSHAGSVSEATTADEVATPTAAAASGSSAAQCSESVHSAR
- a CDS encoding PLD nuclease N-terminal domain-containing protein, with the protein product MIRAILIIGVIALAVGVIIYSLIDCARSDARDIRGLRRGPWLAIILLLPVIGGILWLTLGRPRYASPGSVPTRGKGPDDDPEFLRQLDRQRRQAERERQRREQPGEEQAGDDPADEPQSDQDRAPGSEDPDDDAPSAPGADPSAR